The Lysinibacillus pakistanensis genome includes a window with the following:
- a CDS encoding DUF1934 domain-containing protein, translating into MANEVRSQVNIKLISTIRPIDGESESYEMWLTGQLLEKAGSIYLKYEEVQEDKTIRTTMKLGNEQALIMRTGAVKMRLPLNIIEQQIGHYESEFGSMPLVIHTKKMTYIKQAVSGEFHVQYDLLMGGQSVGNYTLDITFTEVQ; encoded by the coding sequence ATGGCGAACGAAGTAAGATCGCAGGTGAACATTAAGCTCATTTCTACGATTCGGCCTATTGATGGGGAGTCTGAAAGTTATGAAATGTGGCTGACAGGGCAGCTACTTGAAAAAGCAGGAAGCATCTATTTGAAATATGAAGAGGTGCAGGAGGATAAAACCATCCGCACAACTATGAAGCTAGGTAATGAACAGGCATTAATTATGCGTACTGGAGCAGTAAAAATGCGACTACCACTTAACATAATTGAACAACAAATAGGTCATTATGAAAGTGAATTTGGTTCAATGCCACTCGTCATCCACACGAAAAAAATGACGTATATAAAACAGGCAGTAAGCGGAGAATTCCATGTACAGTATGATCTACTAATGGGTGGGCAATCCGTTGGCAACTATACATTAGATATTACATTTACGGAGGTACAGTGA
- a CDS encoding ABC transporter substrate-binding protein gives MMKFWKLGLSAFLAIGLLAACGEGAKNEKPASSEQQETTQVDKATFPMTITDAVGKEITLESPPEKIVSLIPSNTEILFALGLNNEIVGVTDNDDYPAEATEKQKVGGMEYNIEQIIALKPDIVFAHNSSMTFSAGAIEQLESAGLKVFVVTNAKDFNEIYTTIEQLGRATGKLPEAEKIIKDMKTKVEEVLAKIKDVKPKKVFVETSDEPHIFTAGKDTFMNEMLNMIHAENVAADTADWYEISSEQIIAKNPDVIVVTYHYVPDILTKLPQRAGFDTINAVKNKAIVQVDENTTSRQGPRLGEGLEELAKAIYPEAFK, from the coding sequence ATGATGAAATTTTGGAAATTAGGACTTTCCGCATTTTTAGCAATTGGCTTACTTGCTGCCTGTGGAGAAGGAGCGAAAAATGAAAAGCCGGCATCTTCTGAGCAGCAAGAAACTACACAAGTAGACAAAGCAACATTCCCAATGACGATAACAGATGCTGTTGGCAAGGAAATTACGCTGGAGTCACCTCCTGAAAAAATAGTTTCTCTTATTCCAAGTAATACAGAGATTTTATTTGCTCTTGGCTTAAACAATGAAATTGTGGGTGTTACCGATAATGATGATTATCCTGCAGAGGCAACTGAAAAACAAAAAGTTGGTGGCATGGAATATAATATTGAGCAAATTATTGCTTTAAAACCAGATATCGTGTTTGCTCATAATTCGAGTATGACATTTTCTGCAGGGGCCATTGAACAGCTTGAATCTGCCGGTTTAAAGGTTTTTGTGGTAACAAATGCAAAGGACTTTAATGAAATTTACACAACAATTGAACAGCTAGGTCGTGCAACTGGGAAATTACCTGAGGCCGAGAAAATAATTAAAGATATGAAGACAAAAGTAGAAGAGGTTCTAGCAAAAATTAAGGATGTGAAGCCAAAGAAAGTCTTTGTAGAAACATCTGATGAGCCACATATATTTACAGCTGGTAAAGATACATTTATGAATGAAATGTTAAATATGATTCATGCTGAAAATGTTGCAGCAGATACAGCAGATTGGTATGAAATCAGTTCCGAACAAATTATTGCAAAAAATCCAGATGTCATCGTGGTGACATATCATTATGTACCTGATATTTTAACAAAGCTACCACAGCGTGCTGGCTTTGACACAATTAATGCAGTAAAAAATAAAGCCATTGTTCAGGTAGATGAGAATACAACAAGTCGTCAAGGACCACGTTTAGGTGAGGGTCTTGAAGAGTTAGCGAAAGCCATCTACCCAGAGGCGTTTAAGTGA
- a CDS encoding CcdC family protein: protein MQTVIPATSMFIIIGLFILIRRIRSMYKPTKGRGGRIILPLLFLTPGLSFFLNASGHVTYLQLSIAIFLGVGFSIPLILWSDYEIRNDGLIYAKKSPAFIITFAIMIALRYYFRQHISTIEPGTLNMLIFLLVICYLIPWRIACYIKYKKVLKLKNTVSL, encoded by the coding sequence ATGCAAACTGTAATACCAGCTACATCTATGTTTATAATTATTGGGTTGTTCATTTTAATTCGTAGAATCCGTTCTATGTACAAACCAACCAAAGGGAGAGGAGGGCGAATAATTCTTCCTCTTCTATTTTTAACACCTGGATTATCATTTTTTCTAAACGCTTCTGGGCACGTCACATACCTTCAATTATCTATAGCAATTTTTTTAGGAGTGGGTTTTTCTATTCCTCTTATTTTATGGTCAGATTATGAAATACGAAATGATGGTTTAATTTATGCGAAGAAAAGTCCTGCTTTTATAATTACTTTTGCCATTATGATTGCTTTACGTTATTATTTTCGACAACATATTTCGACTATCGAACCAGGTACACTCAATATGCTAATTTTCTTACTTGTTATTTGTTATTTAATTCCTTGGAGAATAGCTTGCTATATAAAATATAAAAAGGTTCTTAAACTTAAAAATACAGTCAGCTTGTAG
- the argS gene encoding arginine--tRNA ligase, with translation MNAVEQVQQAIKTAIAQAVEKAGLVEAGTDLSIHLETPKDKSNGDYATNIAMQLTKLAKKPPRAIAEAILENLETAGTDIEKIDIAGPGFINITVRKDFLTGVVKAVLEQGADYGRSNAGTGEKIQVEFVSANPTGDLHLGHARGASVGDSLCNVLDMAGYNVSREYYINDAGNQINNLAYSLEARYKQALGLEAEMPEDGYHGADIIEIAGKLAGEHGNTILSKSDEERFAFFRQHGLALELDKLKTDLANFRVNFDVWYSETSLYENGKIEVALDKLKANGHVFEEDGATWFRSTTFGDDKDRVLIKNDGSFTYLTPDIAYHEDKIVRGFDKLINIWGADHHGYIPRMKAAIQALGYDRDTLEVEVIQMVQLYKNGEKFKMSKRTGNAVTMRELVEEVGLDAVRYFFVKTAGDSHMDFDLDLAVSQSNENPVYYAQYAHARISSILRSANEQGFAATTDHLTLLTAEKEIDLLKKVGDFPKVVAEAAKHRTPHRIANYIQETAAAFHSFYNAEKVLDASNKEQTEARLALITAVRTTIANALRLIGVSAPEKM, from the coding sequence ATGAACGCAGTAGAACAAGTACAACAGGCCATTAAGACGGCAATTGCGCAGGCTGTTGAAAAAGCTGGCTTAGTTGAGGCTGGGACAGATTTAAGTATTCACCTTGAAACACCGAAGGATAAGTCAAATGGGGATTATGCTACTAATATTGCAATGCAATTAACGAAATTGGCAAAAAAACCACCCCGTGCAATTGCTGAAGCTATTTTAGAAAATCTTGAAACTGCTGGAACAGATATCGAGAAAATTGATATTGCTGGTCCAGGCTTTATTAATATCACAGTGCGTAAGGATTTCTTAACGGGTGTTGTGAAGGCAGTGCTTGAGCAAGGGGCTGATTATGGTCGTTCAAATGCTGGCACAGGAGAAAAAATCCAGGTTGAGTTTGTATCTGCAAATCCAACTGGTGACCTTCATTTAGGACATGCACGTGGAGCTTCTGTAGGAGACTCTTTATGTAATGTATTAGATATGGCAGGCTATAATGTATCTCGTGAGTATTATATTAATGATGCAGGTAACCAAATTAATAATTTAGCCTATTCACTAGAAGCTCGTTATAAGCAAGCTTTAGGTCTAGAAGCAGAGATGCCTGAGGATGGCTACCATGGTGCAGATATCATTGAAATCGCTGGTAAACTTGCTGGTGAGCATGGTAATACTATTTTATCCAAATCAGACGAGGAACGATTTGCTTTCTTCCGCCAGCATGGTTTAGCTTTAGAATTAGATAAACTGAAAACAGACCTTGCCAACTTCCGTGTAAACTTTGATGTTTGGTATTCTGAAACTTCGTTATATGAAAACGGTAAAATTGAAGTTGCGTTAGATAAATTAAAGGCTAATGGTCATGTATTTGAAGAAGACGGTGCTACATGGTTCCGCTCTACAACATTTGGTGATGATAAGGACCGTGTATTAATTAAAAATGATGGCTCGTTCACATATTTAACGCCAGATATTGCCTACCATGAGGACAAAATTGTTCGTGGCTTCGATAAATTAATCAATATTTGGGGAGCTGACCACCACGGCTATATTCCACGTATGAAAGCAGCTATTCAAGCACTTGGCTATGACCGTGATACGCTTGAGGTTGAAGTTATCCAGATGGTACAGCTTTATAAAAATGGCGAAAAATTTAAAATGTCAAAACGTACAGGGAACGCTGTGACAATGCGTGAACTAGTTGAAGAGGTTGGCTTAGATGCAGTTCGTTATTTCTTCGTTAAAACTGCAGGCGATTCTCATATGGACTTTGACCTTGACCTAGCTGTTTCTCAATCAAATGAAAACCCAGTGTATTATGCACAATACGCGCATGCACGTATTTCATCGATTTTACGTTCAGCTAATGAGCAAGGCTTTGCTGCAACAACAGATCATTTAACGCTGTTAACGGCTGAAAAAGAGATTGATTTATTGAAAAAAGTGGGCGATTTCCCGAAAGTGGTAGCTGAAGCAGCGAAGCACCGCACCCCACATCGCATCGCAAACTATATTCAAGAAACAGCAGCAGCTTTCCATAGCTTCTATAACGCTGAAAAAGTGTTAGATGCTTCAAATAAAGAACAAACAGAAGCACGTTTGGCCCTTATTACTGCTGTGCGCACAACAATTGCAAACGCATTACGCTTAATCGGAGTATCGGCTCCAGAAAAAATGTAA
- a CDS encoding MerR family transcriptional regulator, translating into MKTIQEVAKEFNVSTRTIRYYEELGLLHPSRSSTNQRTFSKKELAKLKLIFRGKRYGFSLEEIKEMVLLFDFDRTGIQQLERTVEYGEQKIQEIDSKITELVQMKMELQQLHDKFSEKLAILKGEMHGE; encoded by the coding sequence ATGAAGACGATTCAAGAAGTGGCAAAGGAGTTTAATGTCTCTACACGAACCATACGCTATTATGAGGAGCTTGGGCTTCTTCATCCTAGTCGTTCATCTACTAATCAGCGAACCTTTTCAAAAAAAGAGTTAGCCAAGCTTAAACTTATTTTTCGAGGAAAGCGTTATGGATTTTCCCTTGAGGAAATCAAGGAGATGGTTCTGCTATTTGATTTTGATCGTACGGGGATTCAGCAATTAGAGCGAACAGTCGAATATGGAGAACAAAAAATACAAGAAATTGATAGTAAAATAACAGAGCTTGTACAAATGAAGATGGAATTACAGCAATTACATGACAAGTTTAGTGAAAAATTAGCGATTTTAAAGGGAGAGATGCACGGTGAATAG
- a CDS encoding acyl-CoA dehydrogenase family protein, which yields MKVLQQEEMKTTNFFKDNDTLHSILEIMLDKEFAEYATRELTDFGELCAGDIDRRAKHTDREGEPRLERYNAYGEEISEIWVNDGYKKTIEETYNTGIVGYVHKNIPQLGRKGNYVYSFAQGYLLSHAEPGFYCPVTLTMATAYLLDHYANDEVKERFLPHVCATGDTELYEGATFLTERQGGSDVGANAVEARQEGEQFRLYGEKYFASNVGMCGVAMVLARLQGASAGSKGLTLFAVPWRAEDGTMNNLRIRRLKDKLGVKAVPSGEVEFDGALSYIVGEPNKGIYYMLEALNLSRICNAVASLGIMRRGFLEAKHYVTNRYAFGKPLTQYPMIQDTLGKFAAKLHVEVATVFDLIQLYDKVTSGQGNHEDMIMNRLNIAIMKKETAERAVKYASEAIELHGGNGYIEDFVTPRLLRDAQVLTVWEGTANILALELIRLVDKFQAHKLFVRIMEERLAKVANSTLSQLVVEQLVQLKSTLHTFSSLDEATKTLEAKAVAEKMAHMYESVVAVEWAHRVGGKYEKLADIYLEHTWALRELGAPMKTVQYFADIL from the coding sequence ATGAAGGTGTTACAGCAGGAAGAAATGAAAACAACGAACTTTTTTAAAGATAATGATACGCTCCATAGTATTTTAGAAATAATGCTTGATAAAGAATTTGCGGAATATGCAACACGTGAGCTAACAGATTTTGGAGAGCTTTGTGCTGGAGATATTGATAGGAGAGCGAAGCATACAGATAGAGAGGGCGAGCCTCGATTAGAACGTTATAATGCTTACGGTGAAGAAATATCAGAAATTTGGGTCAATGATGGCTACAAAAAAACAATAGAAGAGACGTATAATACAGGGATTGTGGGCTATGTGCATAAGAATATTCCGCAACTAGGAAGAAAGGGTAATTATGTATATAGCTTTGCCCAAGGGTATTTACTATCCCATGCTGAGCCGGGCTTTTATTGTCCTGTTACATTAACAATGGCTACAGCTTATTTACTCGATCACTATGCGAATGATGAGGTAAAGGAACGGTTTTTACCACATGTTTGTGCAACAGGTGATACTGAGCTCTATGAGGGAGCAACCTTTTTAACAGAACGACAAGGTGGCTCGGATGTTGGGGCAAATGCTGTAGAGGCAAGACAGGAAGGCGAGCAGTTCCGTTTATATGGTGAAAAATATTTTGCATCCAATGTAGGCATGTGCGGTGTAGCAATGGTACTGGCTCGACTCCAAGGGGCTTCTGCCGGCTCTAAAGGGCTAACATTATTTGCAGTTCCATGGCGAGCGGAGGATGGTACTATGAATAACCTTCGTATTCGTCGCTTAAAGGATAAGCTTGGCGTGAAGGCAGTTCCCTCTGGTGAGGTAGAATTTGATGGTGCACTTTCCTATATTGTAGGTGAGCCGAATAAAGGAATTTATTATATGCTAGAGGCACTTAATCTATCAAGAATTTGCAATGCCGTAGCTTCTTTAGGTATTATGCGACGTGGCTTTTTAGAGGCAAAGCATTATGTGACAAACCGTTATGCCTTTGGTAAGCCTTTAACGCAATATCCAATGATTCAGGATACACTAGGAAAATTTGCGGCAAAGCTTCATGTAGAAGTAGCAACAGTTTTTGATCTTATTCAGCTGTATGATAAGGTGACAAGTGGTCAGGGCAATCATGAGGATATGATTATGAATCGTTTAAATATAGCCATTATGAAAAAGGAAACAGCCGAGCGAGCGGTAAAATATGCAAGTGAAGCGATTGAATTACATGGTGGAAATGGCTATATTGAAGACTTTGTGACACCTCGCTTACTAAGAGATGCACAGGTGCTTACGGTGTGGGAAGGAACTGCCAATATACTGGCATTAGAGCTGATTCGTTTAGTAGATAAGTTCCAAGCTCATAAGTTGTTTGTACGTATTATGGAGGAACGCTTAGCTAAGGTAGCTAACAGCACCCTAAGCCAATTAGTAGTGGAACAATTAGTGCAATTGAAATCGACATTGCATACGTTTAGCTCTTTGGATGAAGCAACGAAAACTTTAGAGGCAAAAGCGGTAGCAGAAAAAATGGCGCATATGTATGAAAGTGTTGTAGCTGTGGAATGGGCTCACAGAGTCGGTGGTAAATATGAAAAGCTGGCAGATATTTATTTAGAGCATACATGGGCATTAAGAGAACTAGGGGCGCCGATGAAAACAGTTCAGTATTTTGCAGATATCCTTTAA
- a CDS encoding adenosylcobinamide amidohydrolase: MIVVEHLSGGYDGVPIVKDISFSVEKGKILGILGPNGSGKSTLLKVISGILPATAGTIKVDGKNISSYNARALAKKMAVLPQLHANSFSNSVRDAVSLGRYPHQSGFFSSWSDFDEQAVQHAMAQTGVTRYEGTPMEFLSGGEQQRVFVAQALAQTAEILLLDEPTNHLDIAHQRQILDMVRKEAVECGLTVIMVLHDMNLASLYCDELLLMESGQMRAFGVPHEVLMASQIEEVYQARVATYAHPEIPKPQITMMPASGEHLQRAYINKDNFKVTEHFIQLKSEFPLKTVSSAVHNPGIGWYDCLLNRSVPGDYVINDVKREVAAFLQKESFSSTSTVVMLTAVPTRLVAINEYAATFGSVLVAVTAGVGNAVDVSRVHERQIEPYIGTINTWVIINGSLSEEAFFQAMMTANEAKTKALQSEDVRDELSGTIATGTATDSLLIAATQKGEEMLYGGPITEVGKIIGKGVFATTVQAIKNYKNG, encoded by the coding sequence ATGATCGTTGTTGAACATCTATCAGGTGGCTATGATGGCGTACCAATCGTCAAAGATATTAGTTTTTCAGTGGAAAAGGGGAAAATATTAGGGATATTAGGTCCAAATGGTAGCGGAAAATCCACACTATTAAAAGTGATTAGTGGCATTTTACCAGCAACAGCAGGAACTATAAAAGTAGATGGCAAAAATATTAGTTCTTACAATGCTCGTGCTTTGGCAAAAAAAATGGCCGTTCTTCCACAATTACATGCGAATTCCTTTTCAAACAGTGTGCGAGACGCAGTGTCACTTGGACGCTATCCACATCAATCGGGTTTTTTTTCCAGTTGGTCAGACTTTGATGAACAAGCAGTCCAACACGCTATGGCCCAAACAGGTGTGACACGCTACGAGGGGACACCAATGGAATTCTTATCGGGTGGTGAGCAGCAACGAGTTTTTGTTGCCCAGGCTTTAGCGCAGACAGCAGAAATATTATTGCTGGATGAACCGACCAATCATTTAGATATTGCACATCAACGGCAAATTTTAGATATGGTGCGGAAAGAAGCAGTAGAATGCGGATTAACTGTTATTATGGTGTTACATGATATGAACTTGGCTTCTCTTTATTGTGACGAATTATTATTAATGGAGTCGGGGCAAATGCGTGCATTTGGGGTACCCCATGAAGTATTAATGGCTTCACAAATTGAAGAGGTCTATCAGGCAAGGGTAGCGACCTATGCACATCCTGAAATTCCAAAGCCACAAATAACGATGATGCCTGCATCGGGTGAGCATCTGCAACGTGCGTATATTAACAAAGATAATTTTAAGGTTACTGAACATTTTATTCAGTTAAAATCTGAGTTCCCTTTAAAAACAGTTTCTTCTGCTGTTCATAACCCAGGGATTGGCTGGTATGATTGCCTCTTAAATCGCTCAGTTCCAGGGGATTATGTCATAAATGATGTCAAGCGAGAGGTTGCAGCATTTTTACAAAAGGAGAGTTTTTCCTCAACGAGTACAGTTGTTATGCTAACGGCAGTTCCAACAAGGCTAGTAGCGATTAATGAATATGCAGCAACTTTTGGCAGTGTGCTCGTTGCTGTTACTGCTGGTGTTGGCAATGCTGTAGATGTTTCTCGTGTACATGAACGACAGATTGAACCATATATTGGTACTATAAATACATGGGTTATTATCAATGGTAGTCTGTCAGAAGAGGCATTTTTCCAAGCAATGATGACAGCAAATGAAGCAAAAACGAAGGCATTACAGTCAGAAGATGTTCGCGATGAATTAAGTGGAACCATTGCAACAGGTACTGCTACAGATAGTTTGCTGATTGCTGCAACACAAAAAGGTGAGGAAATGTTGTATGGAGGCCCTATTACAGAGGTGGGGAAGATCATTGGTAAGGGTGTTTTTGCGACAACTGTGCAAGCCATTAAAAATTATAAAAATGGATGA
- a CDS encoding class I adenylate-forming enzyme family protein encodes MNSSNLLARNARKYPTAEAVICHGRRVTYRDLDEQVTRLSHALLERGVQQGDKVIIFMPNVVEFVVSYFAIQRIGAIVVPVNAKFTLQEVEYVAQHAEATAILVHEAIFHAVENISIIPMKIKTGQEISGWLSFEALIQSASSQTIDCQLNEDDASTILYTSGTTGKPKGVLFSYRNILTVAQMIAVEMEVKPESRILLMMPLTHSAPLHLFLMAGMLVGSTHVLTPTFTPDLFLDSIEQEKTTHFFGAPVAYLLTAQMPGLQTADLSSMKWWVYGGAPLSQNEISYIQKAFRTNHLTCVYGLTEAGPSGSLLFGEEHKTKAGSIGQRAPLGTELRIINEDGEDVRAGEVGEIVLFGEGNMLGYYKDDIATKAAFINGWLKTGDLARVDEDGYIWIVDRKKDVIISGGVNIYPKEIEDCIVSFEGIFEVAVIGVPHPQWGETVKAVYAAKTEIDDKALQHYLEQHLAKFKIPRIFEQVEALPRNASGKILKQSLKGQEVR; translated from the coding sequence GTGAATAGTTCAAATTTATTAGCACGGAATGCCCGAAAGTATCCAACAGCTGAAGCGGTGATTTGTCATGGTCGACGAGTGACCTATCGCGATTTAGATGAGCAAGTGACAAGACTTAGTCATGCTTTGCTTGAGAGGGGTGTTCAGCAAGGAGATAAGGTCATCATTTTTATGCCAAATGTTGTAGAGTTTGTTGTTAGCTATTTTGCGATTCAACGTATTGGGGCAATTGTTGTTCCAGTCAATGCGAAATTTACCTTACAAGAGGTAGAGTATGTGGCACAGCATGCAGAGGCTACAGCAATTCTTGTACATGAAGCTATTTTTCATGCAGTCGAAAATATTTCGATCATACCAATGAAAATTAAAACGGGTCAAGAGATATCTGGTTGGTTAAGCTTTGAAGCATTAATTCAAAGTGCCAGCTCACAAACAATTGATTGTCAGCTCAATGAGGATGACGCTTCGACAATTTTATATACCTCAGGGACAACAGGAAAACCAAAAGGCGTGTTATTTAGCTATCGTAATATTTTAACCGTAGCACAAATGATTGCTGTCGAGATGGAGGTAAAGCCCGAAAGCCGCATCCTTCTAATGATGCCGTTAACGCATTCAGCTCCATTGCATTTATTTTTAATGGCGGGAATGCTTGTTGGCTCGACACATGTATTAACCCCAACATTTACACCTGATTTGTTCTTGGATTCAATTGAACAGGAGAAGACAACGCATTTCTTTGGTGCGCCAGTTGCCTATTTGTTAACAGCTCAAATGCCGGGATTGCAAACTGCTGATTTATCCTCTATGAAGTGGTGGGTATATGGTGGTGCACCATTATCACAAAATGAAATCAGTTATATACAAAAAGCTTTCCGTACAAATCATCTAACATGTGTTTATGGATTAACGGAGGCTGGTCCAAGCGGCTCATTATTATTTGGTGAGGAACATAAGACAAAGGCAGGAAGTATAGGACAACGTGCACCTCTTGGAACGGAGCTACGTATTATTAATGAGGATGGAGAGGATGTACGTGCTGGTGAGGTAGGTGAAATTGTGCTATTTGGAGAAGGCAATATGCTAGGCTACTATAAGGACGACATTGCGACGAAGGCTGCATTTATAAATGGCTGGTTAAAAACTGGTGATTTAGCTCGTGTGGATGAAGACGGGTATATATGGATTGTTGATCGCAAGAAGGATGTGATTATATCTGGTGGTGTCAATATTTATCCAAAGGAAATTGAAGATTGTATTGTAAGCTTTGAGGGGATTTTTGAGGTAGCGGTTATCGGTGTACCTCATCCGCAGTGGGGTGAAACAGTAAAGGCTGTTTATGCTGCCAAAACAGAAATTGATGACAAGGCTCTTCAACATTATTTGGAGCAGCATCTCGCTAAATTTAAAATTCCGCGAATTTTTGAGCAAGTGGAAGCGCTTCCGCGGAATGCATCGGGCAAAATATTAAAACAATCCTTGAAGGGACAAGAGGTGAGATAA
- a CDS encoding TetR/AcrR family transcriptional regulator — protein MAPKERFTEEILMDCAFEMARKSGIDSVNARDLAKELGCSTKPIFRLFSSMDDLKYAIYERAGNLYNERMAQGLQESSFLGMGLAYINFARDEKKLFELLFLSNKYKISSFSELINDVENQGIVALISKLTGLTQTAARSLFIDIWLTTHGIATMCATNTCDLDGSEIEGILKDVYEGVKQKLFDGENK, from the coding sequence TTGGCACCAAAAGAGCGGTTTACAGAGGAAATTTTAATGGATTGTGCTTTTGAAATGGCTAGGAAGAGTGGGATTGATAGTGTTAATGCAAGAGATTTAGCGAAAGAGTTAGGTTGTTCGACAAAGCCCATATTTCGATTATTCTCGAGTATGGACGATTTGAAGTATGCAATATATGAAAGGGCTGGCAATCTTTATAATGAAAGAATGGCTCAGGGTTTGCAAGAAAGTTCTTTTTTAGGAATGGGGTTAGCTTATATTAACTTTGCTCGCGACGAAAAAAAGTTATTTGAGCTGTTATTCCTATCCAATAAATATAAAATCTCAAGCTTTTCAGAGTTAATAAATGACGTAGAAAACCAAGGGATTGTAGCGCTAATTTCTAAATTAACGGGATTAACTCAAACCGCTGCTAGATCTCTATTTATAGATATATGGTTAACTACGCATGGTATTGCGACTATGTGTGCGACGAATACTTGCGATTTAGATGGCTCGGAAATTGAGGGTATTTTAAAAGATGTTTATGAAGGTGTTAAACAAAAATTGTTCGATGGAGAGAATAAATGA
- a CDS encoding FecCD family ABC transporter permease, which produces MSKIVTAYVTAITLLIISIWCGAAIGSVHIPLEVLWNKAADETAANIFWKIRLPRVFLAGLVGASLAIAGAAFQGLLKNPLADPYTLGVSSGASVGAVMTIFFGLSIPVVGLYALPTFSMLGAVLTMVAVMSFARVVDRSLKMETLILTGVIFSSFLGSLISLMIALSGEELRQVMGWLLGSVSMRGWPFVQMIIPFVVVGSLMLWTQRRELNVLLYGEERAKHLGVNVKRSKYLILVGGSMLTGAAVAVSGTIGFVGLVVPHMTRMIWGSDHRHLLPLSFLNGATLLIICDLIARTIIMPRELPIGVITAFIGAPVFSYIFYKQRRSKGVRA; this is translated from the coding sequence GTGAGTAAAATAGTCACAGCCTATGTAACAGCCATTACGCTCCTTATCATTAGCATCTGGTGTGGCGCTGCTATAGGCTCTGTTCATATTCCGCTAGAAGTATTGTGGAATAAAGCAGCTGATGAAACGGCTGCCAATATTTTTTGGAAAATTCGTCTGCCGCGAGTTTTCCTAGCAGGGCTTGTAGGAGCTTCACTAGCCATTGCAGGAGCTGCTTTTCAGGGCTTGCTAAAAAATCCTTTAGCAGATCCATATACTTTAGGTGTTTCTTCTGGTGCATCAGTTGGAGCAGTAATGACGATATTCTTTGGTCTTTCAATTCCAGTAGTTGGTCTTTATGCATTGCCAACCTTCAGTATGCTTGGGGCAGTATTAACAATGGTTGCAGTCATGAGCTTTGCAAGAGTAGTAGATCGTTCACTGAAAATGGAAACGTTAATTTTAACAGGAGTCATCTTTAGTTCATTTTTAGGCTCACTTATTTCTCTAATGATTGCCCTATCAGGCGAGGAGCTGCGGCAAGTGATGGGGTGGCTACTTGGTTCTGTATCAATGCGGGGCTGGCCTTTTGTGCAAATGATTATCCCATTTGTTGTTGTAGGTTCATTGATGCTGTGGACACAAAGAAGGGAATTAAATGTGCTGTTATATGGGGAGGAACGTGCAAAGCACTTAGGTGTTAATGTGAAACGAAGTAAGTATTTAATTTTAGTAGGTGGATCCATGCTGACAGGAGCAGCAGTAGCTGTTTCGGGAACAATTGGATTCGTTGGATTAGTCGTACCGCATATGACAAGGATGATTTGGGGCTCAGACCACCGTCATTTATTACCATTGTCCTTTTTAAATGGTGCGACATTGCTTATTATTTGTGATTTAATCGCACGAACAATTATTATGCCGAGGGAGCTACCGATTGGTGTTATTACTGCATTTATTGGGGCACCTGTCTTTTCCTATATTTTTTATAAGCAGCGCAGAAGTAAGGGGGTACGGGCATGA